One stretch of Candidatus Eisenbacteria bacterium DNA includes these proteins:
- a CDS encoding YbaB/EbfC family nucleoid-associated protein: MKSFGDLVKQAQKMQKQMTEVQEQLGNERFDASAGGGLVKAVVDGRQRLKELKIDPKALAEKDVTLLEDLILTAVGEAQKTSEEHMKSALGRVTGGMNLPFFG, encoded by the coding sequence ATGAAGAGCTTCGGTGACCTGGTGAAGCAGGCGCAGAAGATGCAGAAGCAGATGACCGAAGTGCAGGAGCAGCTCGGCAACGAGCGCTTCGACGCGAGCGCTGGCGGCGGCCTGGTCAAAGCCGTCGTGGACGGTCGCCAGCGGCTGAAGGAGCTGAAGATCGATCCCAAGGCGCTGGCCGAAAAAGACGTGACGCTGCTCGAGGACTTGATTCTCACCGCGGTCGGCGAAGCCCAGAAGACCTCCGAGGAACACATGAAGTCTGCACTCGGCAGAGTCACCGGTGGCATGAACCTGCCGTTCTTCGGGTAA